In one window of Triticum urartu cultivar G1812 unplaced genomic scaffold, Tu2.1 TuUngrouped_contig_6374, whole genome shotgun sequence DNA:
- the LOC125530521 gene encoding CMP-sialic acid transporter 5 — protein MQRNGVMECTACRSRLVAPSPRSVSRAYDKHHNKITSKFRALKFLLVVGDCMLVGLQPILVFMSKVDGKFQFSPISVNFLTEVAKVIFAIVMLIIQSRKQKVGEKPLLARSTLIQAARNNVLLAVPALLYAINNYLKFIMQLYFNPSTVKMLSNLKVLVIAVLLKFIMRRRFSVIQWEALALLLIGISINQLRTAPAGDTAFGLPITAIAYIYTLIFVTVPSLASVYNEYAMKSQDTSIYLQNLFLYGYGAIFNFLGILGTALFQGPENFNILQGHSRATMFLICNNAAQGILSSFFFKYADTILKKYSSTVATIFTGLASAAFLGHTLTINFLLGISVVFISMHQFFSPIAKVKGDKPGALLELQDTQNHRSSDSSFVNMTAGAAEDASHQLGTDERQQLLPI, from the exons ATGCAGCGAAACGGGGTGATGGAATGCACAGCGTGCCGCTCCCGGCTGGTGGCGCCGAGCCCGCGGAGCGTGTCCAGGGCGTACGACAAGCACCACAACAAGATAACGTCCAAGTTCCGCGCGCTCAAATTCCTCCTCGTCGTCGGCGACTGCATGCTCGTCGGCCTCCAG CCCATCCTAGTGTTCATGTCAAAAGTAGATGGGAAGTTCCAGTTCAGCCCCATCAGTGTTAACTTTTTGACGGAGGTTGCAAAAGTTATCTTTGCTATCGTGATGCTAATTATTCAG TCTCGAAAGCAAAAGGTTGGGGAAAAACCACTTCTGGCACGTTCAACCCTTATACAG GCAGCCCGCAATAATGTACTCCTAGCTGTCCCTGCACTTCTATATGCCATCAACAATTACCTTAAATTTATCATGCAG TTGTATTTCAATCCTTCAACTGTGAAAATGCTAAGCAACCTAAAG GTACTGGTCATAGCTGTTCTTCTGAAATTTATAATGAGAAGGAGGTTCTCTGTTATTCAG TGGGAAGCTCTTGCTCTATTACTTATTGGGATCAGCATCAATCAACTTCGAACTGCACCTGCGGGCGATACAGCATTTGGTCTTCCTATCACTGCTATCGCATACATCTATACACTGATTTTT GTAACTGTTCCATCACTAGCTTCTGTCTACAACGAGTATGCAATGAAAAGTCAAGATACTAGTATTTATCTTCAG AATTTATTTCTGTATGGATATGGTGCAATATTCAACTTCCTCGGCATCCTTGGGACGGCCTTATTCCAAG GGCCCGAGAATTTTAATATCCTTCAAGGGCATTCAAGGGCTACGATGTTTCTCATATGTAACAATGCTGCGCAAGGCATTCTTTCTTCATTCTTCTTCAAGTATGCAG ATACAATTTTGAAGAAGTATTCCTCAACTGTTGCCACAATTTTTACTGGTCTAGCTTCTGCTGCTTTTCTGGGACATACCTTGACTATTAACTTTCTCCTGGGCATATCAGTGGTGTTTATTTCAATGCATCAG TTCTTCTCACCTATAGCTAAAGTCAAAGGCGACAAACCAGGTGCATTATTGGAGTTGCAAGATACACAGAATCATCG GTCATCTGATTCTTCTTTT